The region TGGATCGGCTTTAAAAAATTCTAATATAAATGAACTACTTGAAGCAATATTTTTACAAGCTGATTTACTTGATTTAAAAGCTAATATAAATAGAGATCCTATTGGAACGATTATTGAATCTAGAATTGACAAAGGACGTGGAGTTGTTTCGACTGTTATTGTTGAAAGTGGAACATTGCTACCTCGTGATTTCATTGTAGCTGGAGGGCAATATGGCAAGATTAGAAGTTTAACTTCTATTGATGGTAAGCCTATACAAAAAGCATTGCCTGGTACTCCATGTATAATTACTGGTTTAAGCAAAAACCCTCAATCGGGTGATAAATTTGTAGCTATTAGCGATGAAAAATTTGCCAAAAAATTAGCATCTGAAAAATCATATTTAGATAAATGTAAAGAATTAAATGAAAAAAATGCATTTTCTATTCAAGATGGAATAAAAACTGTAAACGTTATTGTTAAGACAGATGTTCAAGGAACAGCAGAAGCAATTAAGCAAACATTGCAAAAAATCAGAAATGATGAAATCGCAGTTAATGTTATAAGAGCAACCTCTGGCGAAGTAACAAAAGCAGATATTTTGCTTGCTGAAACATCTAATGCAAGAATTTATTTATTCAACAATACAATAAATAACGAAATTAAAAAGGCAGCCGAATTAAAGAATATAAAAATCTTTAAACATAATATCATTTATAAAATGGTTGAGGAATTAGAAACTTTAATAACAACCTTAAAAGAACCTGTTTATGAAGAAAAACTAATTGGATCTGCAACCGTCCTACAACTATTCTTTTATTCAAAAATAGGCCAAATTGCAGGATGCATGATGCAAGAAGGCATTGTTAAGGAATTTAGTAAGGTTGAGGTATATAGACGGAATAAATTAATTTTTAAAGGACAAATTATTTCTCTAAAAAGAGGAAAAAATGATGTCAAATCTGTTGAAAAGGGTTTTGATTTTGGAACTCATGTCAAGGATTTTGATAAAATAGAAGTAGATGATGAATTAAAATTTTATGAGGATGTATTAGTCAATGAACACAATTAATCACGAAAGAAAAACACAATTACTATTAGAATTGATTGGAAATAGTTTTTATGAATTAAAAGATTTTGATGTAACAAACATTTCAATAAATGATGTTATATTATCAAATGATGGTTCTCATGCCAAGATCTATGTAACCTTATTTAAAGATCAAAAAAGATATTTAGAAAAATTAACCACAATGACACCATTTATTCGTTCGGTTGTGGCAAAGAATTGAAAATATAAAGTTCTACCAGAATTAATTTTTGAAATTGATACTGTAGAAGAACACGCAGCTAAAATCGATAAAATTCTAAATAAGATTGAAGAAGAAAAAAATAATTAATTAGAAAGCAAAGGAAAAATATGACCAATAATTTTGACGCTATTGTAATTGGCGGTGGTCATGCTGGAATAGAAGCAACTTATGCTTTGGCAAAAAGAAATTTTAAAGTCGCATTGGTAACTTTAAACATTAATAGACTTGCTATGCTTCCTTGTAACCCCTCAATTGGCGGTTCTGCAAAGGGAATAATAACACGTGAAATTGATGCCCTTGGCGGAGTTCAAGGGTTTTTTGCTGATAATGCAATGATTCAAATTAAGATGCTAAATACATCTAAAGGCCCAGCAGTTTGATCATTAAGAGCCCAAATCGATAAAGAAAAGTATTCGGAAATAATTTTAAAAGACATTGAAAAACAAAAAAATATTACATTGATTCAAGATGAAGCAAGCGATTTAATTGTTGAAGATGGAACTTGTGTTGGAATTGAAACACTTGAACATGGTAAACTATATTCAAAAGTTGTTATTATGACAACTGGTGTTTATATGAATTCAAGAATTTTGCGCGGTGAAAATATAAAATATGATGGACCCGATGGAGAAAAGACAAGTTCAACACTTTCGAAAAATTTAAAAAAATATGGTTTTGAAATAATAAGATTAAAAACTGGAACACCTTGCAGAATTTATACAGATTCAATAGATTTTTCAAAAGTTGAAAAAGAAGTTTTAGAAAAAAATGAACTTTGTTTTTCAAGCCGTAGTAATAAAAAACTAGATGAACAA is a window of Metamycoplasma hominis ATCC 23114 DNA encoding:
- the infB gene encoding translation initiation factor IF-2, yielding MSKQNIQKRKSNVSSLKEQLTAGETKLQDGVFIFNGPLTISEFSLKINKNPTEILTYYFKKGIIKTINTTLSEDEIAELCFEFNLDFKKEENVDAQNLFNKLEIVEDPNDLASRPPIVTIMGHVDHGKTTLIDRIRHSNVTETEFGGITQHTGAYQVEYQGRKITFLDTPGHEAFTEMRSRGAKITDIVVIVVAADDGVKPQTIEAIDHAKAANVPIIVFVNKMDKQGADIERIKSELADNNVLCEEWGGNYQFVYGSALKNSNINELLEAIFLQADLLDLKANINRDPIGTIIESRIDKGRGVVSTVIVESGTLLPRDFIVAGGQYGKIRSLTSIDGKPIQKALPGTPCIITGLSKNPQSGDKFVAISDEKFAKKLASEKSYLDKCKELNEKNAFSIQDGIKTVNVIVKTDVQGTAEAIKQTLQKIRNDEIAVNVIRATSGEVTKADILLAETSNARIYLFNNTINNEIKKAAELKNIKIFKHNIIYKMVEELETLITTLKEPVYEEKLIGSATVLQLFFYSKIGQIAGCMMQEGIVKEFSKVEVYRRNKLIFKGQIISLKRGKNDVKSVEKGFDFGTHVKDFDKIEVDDELKFYEDVLVNEHN
- the rbfA gene encoding 30S ribosome-binding factor RbfA, translating into MNTINHERKTQLLLELIGNSFYELKDFDVTNISINDVILSNDGSHAKIYVTLFKDQKRYLEKLTTMTPFIRSVVAKNWKYKVLPELIFEIDTVEEHAAKIDKILNKIEEEKNN